In Bradyrhizobium sp. CCBAU 051011, the following are encoded in one genomic region:
- a CDS encoding ABC transporter ATP-binding protein, with translation MKLQVADLNSFYGPAHILFDIALEVGEGEVVALLGRNGAGKSTTFRSIVGLVENRSGRIMFEGKDVSREPTHAIVRGGLGYVPEERRIFTDLTVDENLEVGRQPKRPNAPYWTREKLFTLFPNLGEMRNRPGGRMSGGEQQMLTIARTLMGNPSLVLLDEPSEGLSPKIVEQMVDAILAMKKEGVSIVVSEQNLHFARLISDRAYIIERGKICFGGTMAELDARPDIRDAHLSL, from the coding sequence ATGAAGCTGCAGGTCGCCGATCTCAATAGCTTTTACGGCCCGGCGCATATCCTGTTCGATATCGCGCTCGAGGTCGGCGAGGGCGAGGTGGTGGCTTTGCTCGGGCGCAACGGCGCCGGCAAGTCGACGACCTTCCGCTCCATCGTCGGCCTGGTCGAGAACCGCTCGGGCCGGATCATGTTCGAAGGCAAGGATGTTTCGCGTGAGCCGACGCATGCAATTGTGCGCGGCGGGCTCGGCTACGTGCCGGAAGAGCGGCGCATCTTCACGGATCTGACGGTTGACGAAAACCTCGAAGTCGGTCGCCAGCCGAAGCGGCCGAACGCGCCATACTGGACGCGCGAAAAGCTGTTCACGCTGTTTCCGAACCTCGGCGAAATGCGCAATCGTCCGGGCGGGCGCATGAGCGGCGGCGAGCAGCAGATGCTGACCATCGCGCGGACGCTCATGGGCAATCCATCGCTGGTGCTGCTCGACGAGCCCTCGGAGGGCCTGTCGCCCAAAATCGTGGAGCAGATGGTCGACGCCATCCTGGCGATGAAGAAGGAAGGCGTCAGCATCGTGGTATCCGAGCAGAACCTGCATTTTGCGCGGCTGATTTCGGACCGCGCCTACATCATCGAGCGCGGCAAGATCTGCTTCGGCGGCACGATGGCCGAACTCGACGCGCGACCGGATATCCGCGACGCGCATCTGTCGTTGTGA
- a CDS encoding amino acid synthesis family protein encodes MSAIIRKIVTVVEETHLEMGQKVAPPTRRAAAIAVIENPFAGRYVEDLSPLIEIGEELGDVLSKRAVAALGIDGAKAHSYGKAAAVGENGELEHAAAILHPKMGAPVRKVLSKGAALIPSSKKRSGPGTTLDIPLGHKDAAFVRSHFDGMEVQINDAPRANEIMVAVAVTDSGRPLPRVGGLTVSEVKGEDGLR; translated from the coding sequence ATGAGCGCGATCATTCGCAAGATCGTCACGGTGGTCGAGGAGACCCATCTGGAGATGGGGCAGAAGGTTGCGCCGCCGACGCGGCGGGCAGCCGCGATTGCCGTGATCGAAAATCCGTTTGCAGGCCGGTACGTCGAGGATCTCTCGCCGCTCATCGAAATCGGCGAGGAGCTCGGCGACGTGCTTTCAAAAAGAGCGGTGGCGGCGCTCGGCATCGACGGTGCCAAGGCACACAGCTACGGCAAGGCCGCGGCCGTCGGCGAGAACGGCGAACTCGAGCACGCGGCAGCAATCCTGCATCCGAAAATGGGCGCGCCGGTGCGCAAGGTTCTGAGCAAGGGCGCGGCGCTGATCCCTTCGTCGAAGAAGCGCAGCGGCCCTGGGACCACGTTGGACATTCCGCTCGGCCACAAGGATGCGGCGTTCGTGCGCAGCCATTTCGACGGCATGGAAGTGCAGATCAACGACGCGCCGCGCGCCAACGAGATCATGGTCGCGGTCGCGGTCACCGACAGCGGCAGGCCATTGCCGCGCGTCGGCGGACTGACAGTTTCGGAAGTCAAAGGCGAAGACGGTTTGAGATAG
- a CDS encoding SUMF1/EgtB/PvdO family nonheme iron enzyme gives MAQIRDIKSGRVGEPPREPTPRRLAAIVAGDISGYSRLMQIDEEGTHNRVKRLERDLIEPTIREHHGRLVKTTGDGFIAIFDSPVEAVRSSIVIQQNMVGRNASLPKHHWIEYRIGVNLGDVIIETDDVYGDGVNIATRLEGIAKAGEVYISGGIYEQIKHKLVCGYESLGDRKVKNITDPVRVYRVLPDPSALHENRKRRERILTFLLILALLIIAGGTLWSIFAPVRKATERASAPVSSPAEVPKAPAPAEKQPAPPPQPSPAVAPTQQQATPKPEASPTEKQAAPLTPPASPAIPEPAPTTQGAASFREPETILLRGGSFAMGSNEDLSERPVRQVTIKPFAMGKFPVSVREWNACAAAKACGFTATGKSDAPVTNVSWSDAKQYVAWLAQVTRKPYRLPSEAEWEYAARGGTQTRYWWGDQFQPGMVNCKNCTDIPAVDQPVKVGSLKPNPFGLFDMGGSVDQWVEDCWHKNYQGAPTDGSAWVESECPSHVIRSGSWRKDSNYARTSNRGAYDTNVRYPTHGFRVALSP, from the coding sequence ATGGCCCAGATTCGTGACATCAAGTCGGGCCGCGTTGGTGAGCCTCCACGCGAGCCAACGCCGCGGCGCCTTGCGGCCATCGTGGCAGGCGACATCTCCGGCTACAGCCGCCTGATGCAGATCGACGAGGAAGGGACGCATAACCGCGTCAAGCGGCTCGAGCGCGACCTCATCGAACCCACCATCAGAGAACACCACGGCAGGCTCGTCAAAACCACGGGCGACGGCTTCATCGCCATTTTCGACAGCCCCGTGGAGGCCGTCCGATCCAGCATCGTGATCCAGCAGAATATGGTCGGTCGCAATGCGTCACTGCCCAAGCATCATTGGATCGAATATCGGATTGGCGTCAATCTTGGCGACGTCATCATCGAAACCGACGACGTCTATGGCGATGGCGTCAATATTGCGACGCGGCTCGAGGGCATAGCCAAGGCCGGCGAAGTCTACATTTCCGGCGGCATCTACGAACAGATAAAGCATAAGCTGGTGTGCGGGTACGAGTCGCTCGGTGATCGAAAGGTCAAGAACATCACCGATCCGGTGCGCGTCTACCGCGTGCTTCCCGACCCGTCCGCACTGCACGAGAACCGGAAGCGACGCGAAAGGATCCTGACCTTCCTGCTTATCCTTGCATTACTGATCATTGCGGGAGGCACTCTCTGGAGCATCTTCGCGCCGGTTCGCAAGGCGACGGAACGGGCGTCAGCGCCCGTTTCATCTCCGGCGGAAGTGCCGAAAGCGCCTGCGCCTGCTGAGAAACAACCAGCGCCGCCGCCCCAGCCCTCTCCTGCCGTGGCACCAACTCAACAACAGGCGACACCTAAGCCGGAGGCCTCTCCGACGGAAAAACAAGCGGCGCCGCTGACGCCACCCGCATCTCCCGCGATTCCTGAGCCTGCACCGACGACACAAGGAGCCGCGTCGTTTCGAGAACCCGAGACGATTCTCCTTCGCGGTGGCAGCTTCGCGATGGGAAGCAACGAAGACCTCTCGGAAAGGCCGGTCCGTCAGGTAACGATCAAGCCATTTGCGATGGGGAAATTTCCCGTCTCGGTGCGGGAATGGAACGCATGCGCCGCGGCAAAGGCATGCGGGTTCACAGCGACTGGAAAGAGCGATGCGCCCGTTACGAACGTGAGCTGGAGCGACGCCAAACAGTATGTCGCCTGGCTTGCGCAAGTCACCCGAAAACCATATCGCCTGCCGAGCGAGGCCGAATGGGAATATGCAGCCCGCGGCGGCACGCAGACCAGATACTGGTGGGGCGATCAATTTCAGCCGGGCATGGTCAATTGCAAGAACTGCACTGACATTCCAGCCGTCGATCAACCGGTCAAGGTCGGAAGTCTGAAGCCAAATCCCTTTGGGCTGTTCGACATGGGCGGCAGCGTCGATCAATGGGTCGAAGACTGCTGGCACAAAAACTATCAGGGCGCTCCCACGGACGGATCAGCGTGGGTCGAGAGCGAGTGTCCCTCGCATGTGATACGTTCCGGCTCCTGGAGAAAAGACTCCAATTATGCCCGGACGTCAAACCGCGGCGCTTATGACACCAATGTGCGATATCCCACCCACGGGTTCCGTGTTGCGCTATCCCCATGA
- a CDS encoding ABC transporter permease, which produces MAFYFVQFLTGLASAASLFLVASGLSIIFGVTRIVNFAHGAFYMLGAYVAFTLTERFSGALGFWGGIVAAALVVAVVGVLVEMILLRRIYHAPELFQLLATFGLTLMVQDIVVMIWGPDDLLGRRAPGFRGAVDFFGQNIPSYDLFLIGLSPVVLGILWLLFQRTRWGVLVRAATQDRDMVAALGVNQKWLFTSVFALGVFLAALGGALQIPRDAVHHALDLRIIVEVFVVVVIGGLGSIIGAFVAAVLVSELNAFGILIFPKISIILVFLVMAVVLIVRPWGLFGKPEAAARRTPGLTVNPWRPLTSAERLMSVGALALAAMLPLFAGNYALTVGSEIAIFVIFAASLHFLMSVGGLASFGHAAYFGLGAYGVAFLAKAAGLPMIASLLLGPVLGLLGAAVFGFFAVQLSGVYFAMLTLAFAQIVWSIAFQWVAVTGGDNGILGVWPDKWAAGPAAFYWLSLAIAAVAVTALRVIVFSPFGFALRATRDSPLRSEAIGINGKRVQWTAFVISGTVAGIGGALFAYLKGSVFPDNLGISLSVDALVMVLLGGVETVSGAVIGAIVFKAANIWLVSQTDLSKLVLGGFIVLMVVAFPKGIVGTLETIWNRRRSSKDKKSALATSRVEVAE; this is translated from the coding sequence ATGGCCTTCTACTTCGTTCAGTTCCTGACCGGTCTCGCCAGCGCGGCGTCGCTGTTTCTGGTCGCGTCGGGCCTGTCGATCATCTTCGGCGTGACGCGGATCGTGAATTTTGCCCATGGCGCGTTCTACATGCTTGGCGCCTATGTCGCGTTCACGTTGACCGAGCGCTTCTCCGGTGCGCTCGGGTTCTGGGGCGGGATCGTCGCGGCGGCGCTGGTCGTGGCCGTCGTTGGCGTACTGGTCGAAATGATACTGCTGCGGCGGATCTATCACGCGCCGGAGCTGTTCCAGTTGCTGGCGACGTTCGGCCTCACCCTGATGGTTCAGGATATCGTGGTGATGATCTGGGGGCCGGACGATCTGCTCGGCCGCCGCGCGCCTGGCTTCAGGGGCGCGGTCGATTTCTTCGGACAGAACATCCCGAGCTACGATCTGTTCCTGATCGGCCTCAGTCCGGTCGTGCTCGGCATTCTCTGGCTGTTATTCCAGCGCACGCGCTGGGGAGTGCTGGTGCGCGCGGCGACACAGGACCGCGACATGGTCGCGGCGCTCGGTGTTAATCAGAAATGGCTGTTCACCAGCGTGTTTGCGCTTGGCGTGTTTCTCGCAGCACTCGGTGGCGCGCTGCAAATCCCGCGCGATGCCGTGCATCATGCGCTGGATCTTCGTATCATCGTCGAAGTGTTTGTGGTGGTGGTGATCGGCGGGCTCGGCAGCATCATCGGCGCCTTCGTGGCCGCCGTGCTGGTGTCCGAGCTGAACGCCTTCGGCATCCTGATTTTCCCGAAGATCTCCATCATCCTCGTGTTCCTGGTGATGGCGGTGGTGCTGATCGTGCGTCCCTGGGGCCTGTTCGGCAAGCCGGAGGCCGCGGCGCGGCGTACGCCGGGGCTGACCGTCAATCCGTGGCGGCCGCTGACCTCGGCTGAGCGGTTGATGTCGGTCGGTGCGCTGGCGCTTGCAGCCATGCTGCCGCTGTTCGCCGGAAACTACGCACTCACTGTTGGTTCGGAAATCGCGATCTTCGTGATCTTCGCCGCCAGCCTGCATTTCCTGATGTCGGTCGGTGGGCTCGCCTCGTTCGGCCATGCCGCCTATTTCGGGCTTGGCGCCTATGGCGTCGCGTTCCTTGCCAAGGCGGCGGGACTGCCGATGATCGCTTCGCTGCTGCTGGGTCCGGTGCTGGGGCTATTGGGCGCCGCCGTGTTCGGCTTCTTCGCCGTGCAACTGTCCGGGGTTTATTTCGCCATGCTGACGCTGGCCTTTGCGCAGATCGTTTGGTCGATCGCGTTCCAGTGGGTCGCGGTGACCGGCGGCGACAACGGCATTTTGGGCGTCTGGCCGGATAAGTGGGCGGCGGGCCCGGCCGCCTTCTACTGGCTGTCTCTTGCAATCGCGGCGGTCGCCGTCACCGCGCTGCGTGTAATCGTGTTCTCGCCGTTCGGCTTTGCGTTGCGCGCGACGCGGGATTCGCCGCTGCGCAGTGAGGCGATCGGCATCAACGGCAAGCGTGTGCAATGGACGGCGTTCGTCATATCAGGCACGGTCGCGGGTATCGGCGGCGCGTTGTTCGCTTATCTGAAGGGAAGCGTATTTCCGGACAATCTTGGGATTTCGCTGTCGGTCGATGCGCTGGTCATGGTGCTGCTCGGCGGCGTGGAGACGGTTTCTGGCGCGGTGATCGGTGCCATCGTGTTCAAGGCGGCGAATATCTGGCTGGTGAGCCAGACCGATCTCTCGAAGCTGGTGCTGGGCGGCTTCATCGTTTTGATGGTGGTGGCATTCCCGAAGGGCATCGTCGGCACGCTGGAGACGATCTGGAACCGCCGCCGATCCTCCAAAGACAAGAAATCTGCGCTTGCCACCTCCCGCGTGGAGGTAGCCGAATGA
- a CDS encoding ABC transporter substrate-binding protein produces the protein MRRRHLLGAGLAIAVAGMAGSAMAQSEIKIGEINSYSLLPAFTEPYRKGWQLAVEEINAAGGINGKKLVVISKDDGGKPADATTAANELVSSENVAMLTGTFLSNIGLAVSDFANQKKVFFLAAEPLTDAITWSKGNRYTFRLRPSNYMQAAMLVEEAAKLPAKRWATIAPNYEYGQSAVAVFKKLMSEKRPDIQWVDEQWPPQGKIDAGPVVQAVAAANPEAILNVTFGADLVKLVREGNTRGLFKNRSVVSFLTGEPEYLDPLKDETPEGWIVTGYPWYDIKTPDHDKFLKAYQAKFNDYPRLGSIVGYQTIKAAAAILAKANSTDPEKLIAATEGLSMPSPFGEITFRKIDHQSTLGAYVGKTALKDGKGVMVNSVYRKGADYLPSDAEVAKLRPKD, from the coding sequence ATGCGACGGAGACACTTACTGGGCGCGGGACTGGCGATCGCAGTGGCGGGCATGGCGGGCAGCGCCATGGCACAAAGCGAAATCAAGATCGGCGAGATCAACAGCTACTCGCTGTTGCCGGCCTTCACCGAGCCCTATCGCAAGGGCTGGCAGCTCGCGGTCGAGGAGATCAATGCCGCGGGCGGCATCAACGGCAAGAAGCTCGTTGTCATCTCCAAGGACGACGGCGGCAAGCCGGCGGATGCGACGACGGCCGCCAACGAACTGGTGTCGAGCGAGAACGTCGCGATGCTGACCGGCACGTTCCTGTCCAATATCGGTCTCGCGGTCTCCGACTTCGCCAACCAGAAGAAGGTGTTCTTCCTGGCCGCGGAGCCGCTGACCGACGCCATCACCTGGTCAAAGGGCAACCGCTACACCTTCCGCCTCCGCCCCTCAAACTACATGCAGGCCGCGATGCTGGTGGAGGAAGCCGCCAAGCTGCCGGCCAAGCGCTGGGCAACGATTGCGCCGAACTATGAATACGGCCAGTCGGCGGTCGCGGTGTTCAAGAAACTGATGTCGGAGAAGCGGCCGGACATTCAGTGGGTCGACGAGCAGTGGCCGCCGCAGGGCAAGATCGACGCCGGTCCGGTGGTGCAGGCGGTTGCGGCCGCCAACCCCGAAGCGATCCTCAACGTCACCTTCGGTGCGGACCTCGTCAAACTCGTGCGCGAAGGCAACACCCGTGGCCTGTTCAAGAACCGCTCGGTGGTCTCCTTCCTCACCGGCGAGCCGGAGTATCTTGATCCGCTGAAGGATGAGACGCCGGAAGGGTGGATCGTCACGGGATACCCCTGGTACGACATCAAGACGCCTGATCATGACAAGTTCCTGAAAGCGTATCAGGCCAAGTTCAACGACTATCCGCGGCTCGGCTCGATTGTCGGCTACCAAACCATCAAGGCGGCTGCCGCGATCCTTGCCAAGGCCAACTCCACCGATCCGGAGAAACTGATCGCGGCGACCGAAGGACTGTCGATGCCGTCGCCGTTCGGTGAGATCACCTTCCGCAAGATCGATCATCAGTCGACACTCGGGGCCTATGTCGGCAAGACCGCACTGAAGGACGGCAAGGGCGTGATGGTGAACTCGGTCTATCGCAAGGGCGCGGATTATCTTCCGAGCGACGCGGAAGTGGCAAAGCTGCGTCCGAAGGATTGA
- a CDS encoding ABC transporter ATP-binding protein — MSMIPTLLKVEALSKSYGGVHAVRSVSFELRAGEILALIGPNGAGKSTCFDMLNGQNMPDSGRITLLGEDTIGRKPRAIWRLGVGRTFQITATFPTMTVRENVQVALVSYGRQLFNLWGSTAQFARDEAGRLLDLVGMGAYAERPCGELAYGDLKRLELAIALANQPRLLLMDEPTAGMAPRERIELMRLTARIAREQSIGVLFTEHDMDVVFEHADRILVLNRGSLIAEGSPEEVRGNPQVRAIYLGEGLVYDARHREGAGA; from the coding sequence ATGAGCATGATTCCGACATTGCTGAAGGTCGAAGCCTTGAGCAAATCCTATGGCGGCGTCCATGCCGTGCGCAGCGTGTCGTTTGAATTGCGCGCCGGCGAAATCCTGGCGCTGATCGGACCCAATGGCGCCGGAAAAAGCACCTGCTTCGACATGCTCAACGGCCAGAATATGCCGGACAGCGGCCGCATCACGCTCTTGGGCGAGGATACGATCGGCCGCAAGCCGCGCGCGATCTGGCGGCTTGGCGTCGGGCGCACGTTCCAGATCACCGCGACGTTCCCGACCATGACCGTGCGCGAGAATGTGCAGGTTGCACTGGTGTCGTATGGCAGGCAATTGTTCAATCTCTGGGGCTCGACCGCGCAGTTCGCGCGCGACGAAGCGGGGCGCCTGCTCGATCTCGTTGGCATGGGCGCCTATGCCGAGCGGCCCTGCGGCGAGCTGGCCTATGGCGATCTCAAGCGGCTGGAGCTTGCGATCGCGCTCGCCAACCAGCCCCGGCTGCTGCTGATGGATGAGCCGACCGCCGGCATGGCGCCGCGCGAGCGGATCGAACTGATGCGGCTCACCGCGCGCATCGCCCGCGAACAATCGATCGGCGTGCTCTTCACCGAACACGACATGGACGTGGTATTCGAGCATGCCGACCGCATCCTGGTCCTGAACCGTGGCAGCCTGATCGCCGAAGGCTCGCCCGAGGAAGTCCGCGGCAACCCGCAGGTGCGCGCGATCTATCTCGGCGAAGGCCTGGTCTACGATGCGCGGCATCGCGAGGGAGCCGGCGCATGA
- a CDS encoding MarR family winged helix-turn-helix transcriptional regulator → MGRSVSPKRAVKPARPSYILDEQIGFMLRQVWQRHATIFAREIGINLTPTQWAAVSKLAETGPCSQNLLGRLTAMDVATIKGVIDRLTARGLTETSPDPEDGRRLLVSLTRAGQQLAEKAAPNALAISRETLAPLDVKERETLIALLDKLR, encoded by the coding sequence ATGGGAAGGAGTGTTTCGCCGAAACGGGCCGTCAAGCCGGCGCGGCCGTCCTACATTCTCGACGAGCAGATCGGCTTCATGTTGCGCCAGGTCTGGCAGCGCCATGCCACCATCTTCGCCCGCGAGATCGGCATCAATCTGACGCCGACGCAATGGGCCGCCGTCTCAAAGCTTGCCGAGACCGGGCCGTGCTCGCAGAACCTGCTCGGACGGCTGACGGCGATGGATGTCGCGACCATCAAGGGCGTGATCGACCGCCTCACCGCGCGCGGCCTGACGGAAACGAGCCCCGACCCCGAGGACGGCCGCCGCCTGCTGGTGAGTCTCACGCGCGCTGGGCAGCAACTGGCGGAGAAGGCCGCACCGAATGCGCTGGCGATCTCCAGGGAGACGCTGGCGCCGCTGGACGTCAAGGAGCGCGAGACGCTGATTGCGCTGCTCGACAAGCTGCGTTGA
- a CDS encoding DUF4399 domain-containing protein yields MKVMQWIALSVALTCLPFAACAQGKPAAKDARLYFVWPQNGAVIKGAFWCRFGLRNMGVTHAGDNYPNSGHHHLLVDVNEPINPNEPIPQDKSHLHFGAGQTEARIELPPGKHTLQLVLGDAEHYPHVPPVISEKITITIK; encoded by the coding sequence ATGAAGGTTATGCAGTGGATCGCTCTGTCAGTAGCGCTCACTTGCCTGCCGTTCGCCGCCTGCGCTCAAGGAAAGCCCGCCGCAAAGGATGCCCGTCTCTATTTCGTGTGGCCGCAGAATGGCGCCGTCATCAAGGGTGCATTCTGGTGCCGCTTTGGTCTGCGCAACATGGGCGTAACCCACGCGGGCGACAACTACCCGAACAGCGGCCATCATCATCTGCTGGTCGACGTGAATGAACCCATCAATCCGAACGAACCGATCCCGCAAGACAAGTCACATCTGCATTTTGGGGCGGGTCAGACCGAAGCCCGGATCGAGCTTCCGCCTGGCAAGCACACGCTTCAGCTCGTGCTGGGCGACGCCGAGCACTATCCGCACGTCCCTCCGGTCATCTCCGAAAAAATTACCATAACGATCAAGTAA
- a CDS encoding selenium-binding protein SBP56-related protein, whose protein sequence is MNIRPDPTFHASPKLAMEAPPESFAYTVLLSPDFSKPDALAVIDVKPDSQSYGQIVHTVTMPNKGDEFHHFGWNACSSALSPLSGHAFLERRYLIIPGMRSSRIYIVDTKPDPTKAAIHKIIEPEEIFRKTGYSRPHTVHCGPEGIYISTLGGGGKNGTDGPPGVFIMDCETFEVLGRWELDRGPQTLHYDFWWNLPRDYMVTSEWALPPQFENGIVPEDLLSNKYGHRIHFWDLRARRNVQTIDLGANHQMALEVRPAHDPVREYGFLGVVVDTTNLEGSIWTWWREGGVFHIEKTATIPPEPAAKEQLPPLLQGFGAVPPLVSDIDLSMDDKFLYVACWGTGEMRQYDVREPRKPKLAGSVHIGGIARRTPHPNGKAFAGGPQMVEISRDGKRVYWTNSLYSTWDDQFYPDGVPGAMVMANAKPDGGLELARDYWINFPDGYRSHQVRLDGGDCSTDSFCYPSV, encoded by the coding sequence ATGAACATTCGGCCCGATCCCACGTTTCACGCTTCGCCCAAGCTTGCCATGGAAGCTCCGCCGGAGAGCTTCGCCTATACCGTGCTGCTCAGCCCGGACTTCTCGAAGCCGGATGCGCTTGCCGTGATCGACGTCAAGCCGGACTCCCAAAGTTACGGCCAGATCGTGCACACCGTGACGATGCCCAACAAGGGCGATGAGTTTCACCATTTCGGCTGGAACGCCTGCTCGTCGGCGCTGTCGCCGCTCAGCGGACACGCCTTCCTCGAACGCCGCTATCTCATCATCCCCGGCATGCGGTCGTCCCGCATCTACATCGTCGACACCAAGCCGGACCCCACCAAGGCGGCGATCCACAAGATCATCGAGCCCGAAGAGATCTTCAGGAAGACCGGCTACTCGCGGCCCCACACCGTTCATTGCGGACCGGAAGGCATTTACATCTCTACGCTCGGCGGCGGCGGCAAGAACGGCACCGACGGACCGCCCGGCGTCTTCATCATGGATTGCGAGACGTTCGAGGTGCTCGGACGCTGGGAGCTCGATCGCGGTCCGCAAACACTGCATTATGACTTCTGGTGGAACCTGCCGCGCGATTACATGGTGACGAGCGAGTGGGCACTGCCGCCGCAGTTCGAGAACGGAATCGTTCCCGAGGATCTGCTCTCCAACAAATACGGCCACCGGATTCATTTCTGGGATCTGCGCGCCCGGCGCAATGTGCAGACCATCGATCTCGGCGCCAACCATCAGATGGCGCTGGAAGTGCGTCCCGCGCATGATCCGGTTCGTGAATACGGCTTCCTCGGCGTCGTGGTCGACACCACGAATCTCGAAGGCTCGATCTGGACCTGGTGGCGCGAGGGTGGCGTGTTTCACATCGAGAAGACGGCGACGATTCCGCCCGAGCCGGCAGCGAAGGAGCAACTGCCGCCGCTACTGCAGGGGTTCGGCGCCGTTCCGCCGCTGGTATCTGATATCGACCTGTCGATGGACGACAAATTCCTCTACGTCGCCTGCTGGGGCACCGGCGAGATGCGTCAATACGACGTCCGGGAGCCGAGAAAGCCGAAGCTGGCCGGCTCGGTCCACATCGGCGGCATCGCGCGCCGCACGCCGCACCCGAACGGCAAGGCGTTTGCCGGCGGTCCGCAGATGGTCGAGATCAGCCGCGACGGCAAGCGGGTGTACTGGACCAACTCGCTCTACTCGACGTGGGATGATCAGTTCTATCCCGACGGTGTTCCGGGCGCCATGGTGATGGCCAACGCAAAGCCGGACGGCGGCCTCGAACTGGCGCGGGATTACTGGATCAATTTCCCTGACGGTTACCGCTCTCACCAGGTCCGGCTCGACGGCGGCGATTGCTCGACGGATTCGTTCTGTTATCCGTCGGTCTAG